A window of the Yersinia rochesterensis genome harbors these coding sequences:
- a CDS encoding glutaminyl-peptide cyclotransferase, with protein MMIQDNISLKTHILLAFLSAYILMTTHYAFAAPDKEGYRIISKIPHNQESFTQGLIFDRGHIVESTGLYKKSKINIIDSKNGELIKSVDLPADVWGEGLTKLDGKYYTLTWREKKILVMDPDNLKVINSFDYEGEGWGLTTDGKLLIMSDGSADIYFRRSDDFSIQKKIQVTFDGKKIEKINELEWINGLIYANVWYTDFILVINPEDGKVIKWIDLAGIQFNLDNFDKNTNTLNGIAYDPISDKVYVTGKNWSNIFEVKFTGND; from the coding sequence ATGATGATTCAGGATAATATTTCTTTAAAAACACATATATTGTTAGCTTTTCTTTCAGCGTACATACTTATGACAACACATTATGCTTTCGCTGCACCTGATAAAGAAGGATATAGGATTATTAGTAAAATTCCTCATAATCAAGAGTCTTTTACGCAGGGACTAATTTTTGACCGTGGCCATATTGTCGAATCTACAGGCCTATATAAAAAGTCCAAAATTAACATCATTGACTCTAAAAATGGTGAGCTGATTAAGTCGGTTGATTTACCTGCTGACGTATGGGGGGAAGGGCTTACAAAATTAGATGGGAAATACTATACCTTAACATGGAGAGAGAAAAAGATATTGGTTATGGATCCTGACAATCTTAAAGTTATTAACTCGTTTGACTATGAGGGAGAAGGATGGGGTTTAACAACCGATGGCAAACTTCTTATTATGAGTGATGGTAGTGCAGATATTTATTTCCGCCGTTCTGATGACTTTTCGATCCAGAAAAAAATTCAGGTGACTTTTGACGGTAAAAAAATCGAGAAAATTAATGAGCTTGAATGGATAAACGGGCTTATCTATGCGAATGTCTGGTATACCGATTTCATTCTCGTTATAAATCCTGAGGATGGTAAAGTCATCAAATGGATTGACTTGGCTGGCATACAATTTAATCTTGACAATTTTGATAAAAATACCAATACACTCAATGGCATTGCTTATGACCCTATCTCTGACAAGGTTTATGTCACGGGAAAAAACTGGTCGAACATTTTTGAGGTCAAGTTTACAGGAAATGATTAG
- a CDS encoding IS3 family transposase, whose amino-acid sequence MKNLLLIAKRPGRHRYPCGGKPAVVAANLLNRQFNPETLNTWWSGDITYLRTAQGWLYLAIVMDLCSREIVSWAFSDKPDSDLTVRALRLAVNKRRPTGSVVFHSDQGAQYTSAQFQSCQQELDVTGSMSRKGNCLDNAVTERFFRSLKAERVNYRRYETRSQGIADVIDYIDSFYNLKRRHYRLGNISPDEYERRLEQCA is encoded by the coding sequence ATGAAAAACTTATTACTGATAGCTAAACGGCCTGGGCGTCATCGCTATCCATGCGGTGGAAAACCCGCTGTCGTGGCCGCTAATCTGTTGAACCGGCAGTTTAATCCAGAGACATTGAATACCTGGTGGTCAGGTGATATTACCTATCTGCGTACCGCTCAGGGCTGGTTATATCTGGCTATCGTGATGGACTTATGTTCAAGAGAAATAGTGAGTTGGGCCTTCTCAGACAAACCGGACAGCGACTTGACTGTCCGGGCCTTAAGGCTGGCCGTAAATAAACGACGACCCACAGGGTCAGTGGTGTTCCATAGCGATCAAGGGGCGCAATATACCAGCGCGCAGTTCCAATCCTGCCAGCAGGAGCTGGATGTTACAGGTAGCATGAGCCGAAAAGGTAACTGCCTGGATAATGCTGTTACGGAAAGGTTTTTCCGCAGCCTGAAAGCTGAGAGGGTTAACTATCGTCGTTATGAAACCCGAAGTCAGGGTATCGCTGATGTTATCGATTATATTGACAGTTTTTATAATCTGAAAAGGCGGCATTATCGGCTGGGAAATATATCGCCGGATGAATATGAACGCCGACTAGAGCAATGTGCCTAA
- a CDS encoding glycoside hydrolase family 16 protein, with the protein MDIEIAGNMPSRLIVNVFYNPGDEGAQFDYGYRGAPSYIELGFDASKDVHRYAIEWTPWEIRWLVDDQLIHRRVLWDPTPIPHLSMKLHFNTWPSRSSQLAGRLNTRRLPTMTNVQSIRVLAYGPSVRKQQVRVLQALDGPVIKGDSR; encoded by the coding sequence ATTGACATCGAGATTGCCGGCAATATGCCGAGTCGCCTAATTGTCAATGTCTTCTACAACCCCGGTGACGAAGGTGCACAGTTCGACTACGGCTACCGAGGTGCTCCAAGCTACATCGAACTGGGCTTCGACGCTTCGAAGGACGTGCATCGGTATGCCATCGAATGGACCCCGTGGGAGATCCGATGGTTAGTGGATGACCAACTGATCCATCGACGTGTGCTTTGGGATCCAACACCAATTCCGCATTTGTCCATGAAACTGCATTTCAACACTTGGCCCTCTCGATCCTCTCAGCTTGCGGGGCGTCTTAACACCCGCCGACTTCCGACTATGACCAACGTTCAATCGATTCGCGTGCTTGCGTACGGCCCATCGGTACGCAAGCAGCAGGTTAGGGTTCTCCAAGCTTTGGACGGACCAGTTATCAAAGGAGATTCAAGATGA
- a CDS encoding non-ribosomal peptide synthetase: protein MDNKLGALILNSFQKYPERIALETEFSKLTYKELLSEVNEVLRLLISKNVTYGSKVIVELKRGPECIYYILALIKLGAIYIPIDPDHPEIRKSFIKEDVNAEFIISKKNSLDEKAITEIRKAKISHRTGKAAEAGPQLAYILYTSGTTGKPKGVKIKASAVASLLNWMTKTYGFDTETRILNKTALTFDASVWEMLIPFICGGTLCLADPDKDIIPNYLIEMILRFNINTVQFVPAMLRKVLNEPAFKQCRSLKNVFVGGEILTNELAKAFFSASKAALHNLYGPTETTIQVLTHTVTKADLLNDIPVGRPVSGVQAYILSQNENEAAVDEIGELCISGIALAEGYISCESEERKRFVFIETLPDSPRVYRTGDLAYRNIVGDIFFCGRLDEQIKINGYRVDLNEIEAVLNTHHAVDSVVVSKESNGDLNRLIAFLKCNKTEDALFEQLTDQIQNTLPHYMWPADYYIVDEIPLTAHAKTDRKTLFEKGKKIKLTQRDKPESNKNTKLKKSILHIWQDTLNNKEIGLDSDFYSCGGNSVEAMIIAMKIREQEGINFSLEEILRFRNVRNIADSIS from the coding sequence ATGGATAATAAACTTGGTGCATTAATACTGAATAGTTTCCAAAAATACCCAGAGAGGATTGCTCTCGAAACGGAATTTTCTAAACTAACTTACAAAGAGTTATTAAGTGAAGTTAATGAAGTTCTCCGGTTATTAATCTCCAAAAATGTGACATACGGGTCGAAAGTTATTGTTGAGCTGAAGAGGGGGCCGGAATGTATTTACTATATATTAGCGTTGATTAAACTCGGTGCGATATATATCCCTATTGATCCAGACCATCCTGAGATTAGAAAGAGTTTTATAAAAGAAGATGTAAATGCCGAGTTTATTATCTCGAAAAAAAATTCACTAGATGAAAAAGCAATCACAGAAATTAGGAAAGCAAAAATATCTCATAGAACTGGAAAAGCAGCTGAAGCTGGCCCCCAGCTCGCATATATTCTCTACACATCAGGAACGACAGGAAAACCTAAAGGCGTAAAAATTAAGGCTTCAGCCGTCGCCAGCCTTCTGAATTGGATGACTAAAACATACGGCTTTGACACCGAAACCCGAATCCTCAACAAAACAGCGTTAACGTTTGATGCTTCAGTGTGGGAAATGTTAATACCCTTTATTTGTGGGGGGACGCTCTGCCTGGCAGATCCCGATAAAGATATAATTCCTAATTATCTCATAGAGATGATCCTCAGATTCAACATTAATACCGTCCAGTTTGTGCCAGCTATGCTTAGGAAAGTCCTCAATGAACCAGCCTTCAAACAATGTAGGTCGCTTAAAAATGTCTTTGTCGGGGGCGAAATTCTTACAAACGAACTAGCTAAAGCATTTTTCAGTGCCTCTAAAGCGGCACTGCACAATCTTTATGGGCCAACAGAAACTACCATACAGGTGCTAACACATACCGTGACGAAAGCTGACCTGCTGAATGATATCCCAGTTGGTAGACCCGTTTCAGGTGTTCAGGCATACATTTTATCACAAAATGAAAACGAAGCTGCGGTGGATGAAATTGGTGAACTATGCATAAGCGGTATCGCATTGGCTGAAGGTTACATCAGTTGCGAATCTGAGGAGCGAAAAAGGTTTGTTTTTATCGAGACGCTTCCCGACTCCCCCCGTGTTTACAGAACAGGTGATCTTGCTTACCGGAATATTGTTGGGGACATCTTTTTTTGTGGGCGGCTTGATGAACAGATAAAAATTAACGGATACCGTGTTGATTTGAATGAAATAGAAGCTGTATTAAATACTCATCACGCTGTTGATTCGGTAGTCGTCAGTAAAGAGAGCAACGGAGATCTTAACCGCCTAATTGCCTTTCTGAAATGTAATAAAACAGAAGATGCGCTTTTTGAACAGCTCACTGACCAGATACAGAATACGTTGCCACATTATATGTGGCCAGCAGATTATTATATTGTGGATGAAATACCATTAACCGCTCACGCTAAAACAGATCGCAAGACGCTATTTGAAAAAGGTAAGAAAATAAAATTAACTCAGAGAGATAAACCAGAAAGCAATAAAAATACAAAATTAAAAAAATCCATATTACATATTTGGCAGGACACTTTAAATAATAAAGAAATAGGGCTAGATAGTGATTTTTATTCCTGTGGAGGGAACTCCGTTGAGGCCATGATTATTGCAATGAAAATAAGGGAGCAGGAAGGGATTAACTTTTCGCTGGAGGAGATACTCAGATTCAGAAATGTCAGAAATATTGCTGACAGTATTTCCTAA
- a CDS encoding transposase has translation MSNTNEVRMRKKSFTHEFKQECVNLVLQHKYPVTQAAETMNIGLSTLQRWLRQYRGEIRGNTPIASAITPEQRRIQELEKQVRQLQSDNDLLKKASAFFAMEMNNDKKSR, from the coding sequence ATGAGCAACACTAACGAGGTGAGAATGCGAAAAAAATCATTTACTCATGAGTTTAAACAGGAGTGCGTCAATCTGGTTCTTCAGCATAAGTACCCGGTGACCCAGGCTGCTGAAACAATGAATATTGGCCTTTCAACCTTACAACGCTGGCTAAGGCAGTATCGCGGAGAGATCCGCGGAAACACACCGATAGCCAGTGCTATAACACCGGAACAACGGCGAATACAAGAACTTGAAAAGCAGGTACGGCAGTTGCAGAGCGACAATGACCTGTTAAAAAAGGCTTCGGCCTTCTTCGCCATGGAAATGAACAACGACAAAAAGTCGCGGTGA
- a CDS encoding non-ribosomal peptide synthetase: MIKATQTVESIWKADLKAQENNTSYNEHKTVCIKGPVSITTLTAAAEVVLARHSVFSVKYIYNDEGLWIDDTQQVQVANITNLVVSSQEQALAVLDDAAHQLFDIYNGPLYCLSIIYCPNEEKTFVNLTAHHLIIDGWSFSIFFKELSEEYKYVGIPATRHLDLAKYDFTKAALIEHQSIINGHLDESLSYWKSQHLSLADNIKLPADFTYKSSTNQEGSSIEFTLKNIITDKIRKLSLEQNVSIYSVLMALYASLLYRYTEQETINIGMPVLNRHNTDEMSMIGCFVNTLALHLEFDENISFKNVLAHTVNKLNGALKNQRVPFPLLVKELNIKTDPSVHPLFQTMLTWLGKDIPFDLGKGFSAEDIRISRRHVKFDLLINIRERADQLILDIEYNSAVFKPSTISRIFAHFETLAESLLSDIDVQVSSAEILPTCEREEIKAWNATQASYPDTNILEIILAVMKEKKSSVALEYGNSTLTFGRLDERTAEIAQWLQSKTEAQFIGVVLERSFEMTMALLAIMRAGKAWVPIDPEYPQNRIDYMIQDSGVDLILTQEKFFEKLENFSGEAVTLENAVSEIQVSNPCGPTINLTPDSSAYMIYTSGSTGQPKGVINTHKGLFNRLYWMQDKYKLTSKDRVLQKTPFSFDVSVWEFFWPLMSGARIVIARPGGHRDTSYLKELIADKKVTVLHFVPSMLNAFLEEDELAMKCASLVSVFCSGEALSSEIIKSFYAQLPCSLHNLYGPTEAAIDVSFWECERNYDGNVVPIGKPVANTQLYVLNKAHMMQPIGVAGELFIAGVQLAEGYNNKPELTKSAFIDIIGDGEKHTRMYKTGDRARYNFDGNIEYLGRADHQIKLRGFRIELGEIEAIILTCEQVKESAVVLDESTGVKRLVAYLSLNSRSNLFSEDQEVALIKADLAQKLPGFMIPSHYIVLEKLPLSSNGKLDRRALPTPVVFHGSREEPQFNNDKEKLFYDIISSLIASSALSLSDNFFNVGGDSILALKLISELKKSALTLSLRDIYDAGCIADMVHMTSDLSSEKEEKYEPYFLLNPMDKAVVNSRGIDAWPMSVLQKGMVYHSLLNEESSIYHDIFSYVIDEASVSELTTRIEHAIRHNQQLQCVFDLTTCSCPIQIQLSEAIKGIFRTSVVGDLNHHLVRWEHERKQAPFDFESGPLVCFTLHTVDNRVIALSVDFHHAVLDGWSVSILINDIVNGIHDIPQIVEGDYRNGYATFVAAETEALNSEDCQAHWLNISRQEACQNFGLDVDIDTSTSETLILSDDFISSMRRLSREHSVPLKTVALYFHYLALSAVCGKKNICFGHVVNGRLEYEGSEKSLGLYLNTLPFIVEGASAQVSDLLTEIFNTEKTSLNYRRYPLANILKAANRDNLFDVVFNFTDFHVYNEGKNTIRQARYYEQTNFPVMIHFSRNPFTREYSVTLNYHDTDKNRLFAKAYIENLTQQQKNDEGITIAEDVAAIFYEVTGNHVDPNENYHVKGVDSISALRITALLRKGGYRVKLKDIVESDSLTKLWTILSQGTIEMQVESEKRPLKFDIPQELRDDQTAQDFYPLTDTQHMMVEKYREETGFSTYHDVFGYELNLNHNHEDIEKILMRLIAAHPVLRTSFVLTEGHLPLQKVHKTGFLNYQYFDLSPSGKLDAHNEYLRWFEAEKGNLFDFSEQDLVRFYSHKINKNHFFFTVSFHHSILDGYSLSNLIRLFVTDYQNLLEGRQLGEAPNHVVPAFKEFCLLSKEESRSEEAREFWKSVLFEEPILELSRPNIASSHKWSESKVTFNSEVSLALSAVAREGGISLKHLLQAVHFTVIRTLFDTPDLVSCTFSGGRTDSLHSDETLGMFLNFLPIRCNLSDLTVIEVAHHLRDFENKSLPYKRFSLSEINAFSQHKSYLSSCFNFTRFSNYQAIATSRFEGNDTSPLLRTLWFEHAHFGLLVNVGFDLALDEIVITLNAKSSVISPADLERLARMYVNAIRAIASGHHFECDAIHCLNTHDIRRCETGKEYETN, encoded by the coding sequence GTGATTAAAGCCACACAGACAGTCGAAAGTATTTGGAAAGCTGACCTAAAAGCCCAAGAAAACAACACTAGTTACAATGAGCATAAAACCGTATGTATTAAGGGACCAGTATCAATAACTACACTCACTGCTGCTGCCGAAGTGGTTCTGGCGCGGCACAGCGTATTTTCAGTGAAATACATATATAACGATGAAGGATTATGGATTGATGATACCCAGCAGGTGCAGGTAGCGAACATCACTAACCTTGTGGTAAGTTCGCAGGAACAGGCACTCGCAGTATTAGATGATGCCGCACACCAGTTATTCGACATCTATAATGGACCATTATACTGTCTCAGTATAATATATTGCCCGAATGAAGAAAAAACATTTGTTAATTTAACTGCCCATCATCTCATTATCGATGGCTGGTCTTTTTCGATTTTCTTTAAAGAATTATCTGAAGAATATAAGTACGTCGGGATTCCCGCTACACGGCATCTCGACCTGGCTAAATATGACTTCACAAAAGCAGCATTAATAGAACATCAAAGTATAATAAATGGACACTTAGATGAGTCACTGAGCTACTGGAAATCTCAGCATCTAAGCCTTGCTGATAATATAAAGCTTCCCGCAGATTTCACATATAAGTCATCTACCAATCAGGAAGGCTCATCCATTGAATTTACCCTGAAAAATATTATTACTGACAAAATAAGGAAATTGTCATTAGAACAAAATGTCTCAATTTATTCTGTCTTGATGGCTTTATATGCATCATTACTTTACCGCTATACAGAACAGGAAACTATTAATATAGGAATGCCAGTACTAAATAGACATAATACAGATGAAATGTCTATGATAGGGTGCTTCGTTAATACTTTAGCATTACATCTTGAGTTTGATGAAAATATCTCGTTCAAAAATGTGTTGGCACATACCGTTAATAAGTTGAATGGTGCACTGAAGAATCAGCGTGTACCTTTCCCGTTGTTAGTGAAGGAACTAAATATAAAAACAGATCCAAGTGTGCACCCATTGTTCCAAACGATGCTCACTTGGCTTGGGAAAGACATCCCTTTCGACTTGGGAAAAGGATTTTCAGCAGAGGATATTCGCATAAGTCGCCGGCATGTTAAATTTGATTTATTAATCAATATCAGAGAACGTGCCGATCAACTCATTTTAGACATAGAATATAACAGTGCCGTTTTTAAACCTTCGACCATCAGTCGTATTTTTGCACATTTTGAAACTCTAGCAGAGTCACTCCTCAGTGATATAGATGTGCAGGTCAGTAGCGCTGAGATTCTGCCGACCTGCGAACGTGAGGAAATAAAGGCTTGGAACGCTACACAAGCCAGTTATCCAGATACGAACATATTAGAAATTATCCTCGCAGTCATGAAAGAAAAAAAATCGTCAGTCGCACTGGAATACGGTAACAGTACCCTTACATTCGGGCGTTTAGATGAGCGTACTGCGGAAATTGCGCAGTGGCTTCAGAGTAAGACTGAGGCTCAGTTTATTGGTGTCGTTTTGGAAAGATCCTTCGAAATGACAATGGCGTTGTTAGCCATTATGAGAGCGGGAAAGGCCTGGGTACCTATTGATCCGGAATACCCACAGAACCGTATTGACTATATGATCCAAGATTCTGGTGTTGACCTAATCCTGACGCAAGAGAAGTTTTTTGAGAAACTAGAAAACTTTAGCGGTGAAGCGGTCACGCTAGAGAATGCTGTCAGCGAAATACAGGTATCTAATCCCTGCGGGCCCACGATAAACCTGACTCCAGACAGCAGTGCTTATATGATTTACACATCAGGTTCAACGGGCCAGCCGAAAGGGGTTATCAACACACACAAAGGACTATTCAACCGGCTGTACTGGATGCAAGATAAATACAAGCTAACGTCAAAAGATCGTGTTCTGCAGAAAACCCCGTTTAGCTTTGATGTATCTGTCTGGGAGTTTTTCTGGCCACTAATGTCAGGTGCGCGCATTGTCATCGCTAGACCAGGTGGACACCGGGATACTAGCTATCTGAAAGAACTGATAGCGGATAAAAAAGTCACTGTACTGCATTTCGTGCCCTCAATGCTGAATGCGTTTTTGGAGGAAGATGAACTTGCCATGAAATGTGCAAGCTTGGTAAGTGTTTTCTGTAGTGGCGAAGCCCTTTCCTCTGAAATAATTAAATCCTTTTATGCGCAACTACCCTGCAGCCTTCATAATTTATATGGGCCAACAGAAGCGGCTATCGATGTATCATTCTGGGAGTGTGAAAGAAATTACGATGGCAATGTCGTACCCATCGGTAAACCTGTGGCTAATACGCAACTATATGTTTTAAACAAAGCGCATATGATGCAGCCTATAGGGGTTGCTGGTGAACTATTTATTGCAGGTGTGCAACTGGCTGAAGGTTATAATAACAAGCCTGAACTAACCAAAAGTGCATTCATTGATATTATCGGTGATGGCGAAAAACACACTCGGATGTATAAAACTGGTGACCGGGCCCGCTACAATTTTGACGGTAATATTGAATATTTGGGCAGGGCGGACCATCAGATTAAACTACGAGGTTTTAGAATTGAACTAGGTGAAATTGAAGCGATTATCTTAACGTGTGAACAGGTTAAGGAATCTGCCGTTGTTCTGGACGAATCCACCGGAGTCAAAAGACTCGTGGCTTATCTGTCACTGAACTCCCGTTCAAACCTATTTTCTGAAGATCAGGAAGTAGCACTTATTAAAGCCGACTTGGCGCAAAAACTACCTGGATTTATGATCCCGAGTCATTACATAGTCCTGGAAAAATTACCTCTTTCCTCAAATGGTAAACTAGATCGTCGTGCATTACCTACCCCCGTAGTGTTCCACGGTAGTCGTGAAGAACCTCAGTTTAACAATGACAAGGAAAAACTGTTTTATGACATTATTAGCAGTCTAATCGCTTCAAGTGCTCTCAGTCTCAGCGACAACTTCTTCAATGTTGGTGGCGACTCAATTCTTGCATTGAAATTAATTTCTGAACTCAAAAAGAGCGCATTAACGCTTTCGCTCAGAGATATCTACGATGCGGGCTGTATCGCTGATATGGTCCATATGACATCAGATTTGAGTAGTGAAAAGGAAGAGAAGTACGAACCATATTTTTTACTCAACCCAATGGATAAAGCAGTCGTCAATAGTAGGGGAATTGATGCCTGGCCTATGAGTGTTTTGCAAAAAGGTATGGTTTACCACTCCTTACTCAATGAAGAGTCATCCATCTATCATGATATTTTCTCATATGTGATTGATGAGGCGTCCGTCAGTGAACTGACCACAAGGATCGAACACGCGATTCGGCATAATCAGCAACTGCAGTGTGTATTTGATTTAACCACCTGTAGTTGCCCAATCCAAATACAGTTATCAGAGGCGATTAAGGGTATTTTTCGGACATCGGTCGTAGGAGACCTCAACCACCATTTGGTTCGCTGGGAACATGAACGTAAACAAGCCCCCTTTGATTTTGAATCTGGCCCGCTGGTTTGTTTTACACTACACACAGTTGATAACCGAGTAATAGCCCTGTCCGTGGATTTTCACCATGCAGTCTTGGATGGTTGGAGTGTATCCATTCTGATTAATGACATCGTCAACGGTATCCACGATATTCCACAGATCGTCGAAGGCGATTACCGTAACGGCTATGCAACATTTGTAGCTGCCGAAACGGAAGCTCTAAATTCAGAGGATTGCCAAGCACACTGGTTGAATATCTCCCGCCAGGAGGCCTGCCAGAACTTCGGGTTAGATGTCGATATCGACACTAGCACATCAGAAACACTCATCCTTTCAGATGATTTCATTAGTTCGATGCGTAGACTAAGCCGCGAACATTCGGTTCCACTGAAAACAGTAGCACTGTATTTTCATTATCTGGCTTTGAGCGCAGTCTGTGGAAAAAAGAATATTTGCTTCGGCCATGTCGTCAATGGTCGGCTGGAATATGAAGGCTCCGAAAAATCATTGGGGCTGTATCTTAATACTCTACCGTTTATCGTAGAAGGAGCGTCTGCCCAAGTATCCGACCTCCTGACAGAAATTTTCAATACCGAAAAAACCAGTCTGAATTATCGACGCTATCCATTAGCAAACATATTGAAGGCAGCTAACCGCGACAACCTGTTCGATGTTGTGTTTAACTTCACCGATTTCCATGTTTACAATGAAGGTAAAAATACAATCAGACAGGCGCGTTATTACGAGCAAACAAACTTTCCTGTGATGATCCATTTCTCCCGTAATCCGTTCACTAGAGAGTATTCCGTAACGCTAAATTACCATGATACGGATAAAAACAGATTATTTGCTAAGGCTTACATTGAAAACTTAACTCAACAACAGAAAAATGACGAGGGAATTACTATTGCTGAAGACGTGGCCGCAATATTTTATGAGGTCACAGGCAACCATGTTGATCCTAATGAAAACTATCATGTCAAGGGGGTGGATTCCATCTCTGCACTGCGTATAACGGCGTTACTCAGAAAGGGGGGTTATAGAGTCAAACTGAAAGATATCGTTGAGTCAGATAGTTTGACAAAACTTTGGACAATTCTTTCCCAGGGTACGATCGAAATGCAGGTGGAAAGTGAAAAGCGTCCCCTTAAATTCGATATTCCTCAGGAACTCAGAGATGATCAGACCGCACAAGATTTTTATCCGCTGACAGATACTCAGCACATGATGGTTGAAAAGTATCGTGAGGAAACAGGCTTCTCAACCTACCATGATGTTTTTGGATATGAGCTGAATCTGAACCATAACCACGAAGATATTGAAAAAATATTGATGCGGCTGATAGCCGCTCACCCTGTGCTTCGTACATCGTTTGTATTAACTGAGGGGCATCTTCCCCTACAGAAAGTCCATAAAACTGGTTTCCTGAACTATCAGTATTTTGATCTCAGTCCGTCAGGTAAACTGGATGCCCATAATGAATATCTCCGGTGGTTTGAAGCCGAAAAAGGAAATCTGTTTGATTTTAGCGAACAGGATCTAGTGCGATTCTACAGCCATAAAATCAATAAAAATCATTTCTTCTTCACCGTCAGTTTCCACCATAGCATTCTTGATGGTTACAGCCTCTCTAACCTTATCAGACTGTTTGTAACCGACTATCAAAACCTATTGGAGGGGAGACAGCTTGGTGAGGCGCCTAACCACGTTGTTCCTGCATTTAAGGAGTTCTGCCTTCTGAGTAAAGAGGAGTCACGCTCGGAAGAGGCCCGCGAATTCTGGAAATCTGTTCTTTTTGAAGAGCCTATTCTTGAACTGTCACGCCCAAACATTGCAAGTAGTCACAAATGGTCGGAGTCAAAGGTCACTTTCAATTCTGAAGTATCTTTAGCCCTCAGTGCCGTCGCGCGGGAGGGGGGGATTTCTCTAAAGCATCTTCTCCAGGCTGTGCATTTTACAGTCATTAGAACGCTTTTTGATACTCCAGATTTGGTTTCTTGCACCTTCAGTGGTGGCAGAACAGACAGTCTTCACTCAGATGAAACTCTGGGCATGTTTTTAAACTTTCTTCCCATCAGGTGTAACCTGTCTGATCTGACAGTGATTGAAGTAGCTCATCATCTTAGGGACTTTGAGAATAAATCACTGCCTTATAAACGCTTTTCCCTATCCGAAATAAATGCGTTTTCTCAGCACAAAAGCTATCTGTCTTCATGTTTCAATTTTACGCGCTTTTCAAACTATCAGGCGATCGCAACCTCTCGCTTTGAAGGAAACGACACTAGTCCCTTATTACGAACCCTCTGGTTTGAACATGCCCATTTTGGGTTGCTCGTTAATGTCGGTTTTGACCTTGCCCTTGATGAAATAGTTATCACCCTTAATGCAAAAAGCAGCGTGATTTCACCCGCTGATTTGGAGCGTTTGGCACGTATGTATGTTAACGCGATTCGTGCTATAGCGTCGGGGCATCACTTTGAATGTGATGCTATACATTGCCTTAATACACACGATATTCGTAGGTGTGAAACAGGAAAAGAATATGAAACTAATTAA